DNA from Taeniopygia guttata chromosome 28, bTaeGut7.mat, whole genome shotgun sequence:
GTGCTGGGAAGATTTCCAGGTACTCTGTGGCAGGATTTCAGATCCCCATTGGCACTGCCAGCATCTTGTGTGACAGCAGGGCTTCTCTTCCAGGTTATTTCAGTGTTCTACATCAGGAAGGTGCTGCCTGGCCTGTTTGCCCACCCACCGTGCTTTGGCCCTTGGTGGAGCACAAGGTTGTTGCATTCACTTGTGCCAGAGCGTTGTTTGGGCATGTTTTTGGGCCAGAGTGCTGCCTTGGCACCCTGCATGTCTGTGGCTCAGAGAGGTCTGTCCAGGGGACATCCAGGAATTGTCACTGTCTCTTGGATGAGGTTTGGCTGTGGAGCATCTCAGGGCTCTCTGATGGAGCCCTGATCTTCATGAGCAGTGCAGAAGGTCGTCTGTGTGTTCTGTCATCTGTTTATTCTTCGGTCTTTCAGAGACATAACTTGCAGGACAAATCTctttccatccctgctgcttccctctgGCTACAGCTGGGGTTTGTGGACAATGGCCCCATGGCCAAGGAGTGTGCACAAGGCAGAGGAAGCAGGAACACTTCTCACTGAATATGAAATATGTGTTAGACTGGCTCAAGAAACTGTGTTAGTTATTGAAGGGTAGCACTGGAAagggaaatttcttttttttcctcacttttttgCAAGAGTGGCTTCAGTCTGGAAGGTTTTCTTAGGGTAGACACAACTGGCCTCACGATGGGAAATGACTTTGTCAGGGCAGAGAGCTCAGactctgcctctgccctgtgtgTCCTAAATGATGGCTGAGCTTCATTCCATGTGCTCAAAGCCTTGAGTCCACACCTAAGGAGGGGATGCAGGAGTCACCCAGAAATACAAACATCAGCGTGAGTAGTTGACCAACCTCAGTGTAACTTCTGAGAGGAAAGTTACTCTTATGCCTGAGCAGCAGAAGCTGAGAGGAGGAAAGCAGTGCTGGGGATGGTAAAGTGAAATTAAAGGAACTTAATCTCCTTTTTTGACCCTTCAAGATTATGACCCATGGGCATAGGAGCAAATTTCCAGCATCACAGTGCACTGGGAGAATAACTCCTGGaatccctcagcagcagcaggagcagtgacACCCTGGCCCAGAACCATTCTCAGTGTTTCTGGTGCGTGCCATGCTCTTGCATTTCTGCCTCCTGTGTGGTGTTTGGATTTGAGGTGTCAGGCAGCACCTACCTCACCTTCAGACCAAGTAACTCCACATCCCATGGCATTGGTAATCAGGGCAATcagaaatattctgtgatcagctgcatttttaagcctttctcttttattcctttGATTCTTGTTCCTGTGGTCTTCTGGATTTGTGAGTAATCTGAGGGATTGTTCTGTTCCACATGTATTCAAATTTGGGCATGGAATGGGCCATTTGCTTTGTCTGTCACTTGTTTCTTGTTTCCTCAGCCCCAGAGAGCAGTGCTGGTTATTCCATGGTGACTCCAGCATTCCCATTGCTCTGGTGCTCTGTTACTGCTTCAGAGAATTAAACTCTTGATTAGTTATGGAATTGTCACGCTGTTGTAGTGGCCAATCCTCCTACTTTCAGCACCTGGTTATTAATTGGAGATCTCCTTGTTCCTGAAGTATTCTTGACACCTTTTCAAGGcagcccatccatgccaacAGCTtcaatctttgttttcagaggcCTTATTGATCCCCAGGCAAGGAGGTGCCATTGATCTACAGATCATTGCCTGAGCAAAGTGAGTTCTGTAGGCTGTCCAAGACCTGGAGGGAGTAAGGGTACACCACACCACTTCTATGAACCACTCTTGTTTTCTTGGGAGGATTTATCCCAAGAGGGTTTTGTGCTTGGTCACATTCCAGCAAAGCCCAACAAAGGCACATTGACACTTTCCTGACTTACAGAGCCATTTCCTGGTATCACCATCCTCAAAATGGAGTCTGTCCCCTTCTCCTTTCATCATCCCATAActtctcccttctctttttGTGTGCACAGTTGTAGAGCTCTGTCTGGAGCCAGAGCGATCTCTGGGGGGATTATCTTGGGGGATGACGGACTGGAGGCATCTTCTTGGTTATTATGGAATTTCCAGTCTGTATGTTGATAGCTGAAGGAACTTAATCAGAACCCACAGTctctggtggcttttttttggtGAATACTTTGCTGTGTTGTTAGAGGATAGATTTTAATGTGAAGCTATATTgtgttttcttaaataaattGTAAGAAGCTCCTATGGAAGGCTGTAAATGTCCTGGCTCCAGCTGTGTAAGTGACTAGTGATGGTGCAGAGCTGAGATTGTTGATGGCTGAGTATCCTACAGAGATGTCACTGGGAACTTGGGGACTGACTCTGAGATTTTCTTCTGCAGTCAGGTGCTGTCAGTCACCCAAAAGCTTTGCTCCTTGCCTAGGCTGAACTTGATGAACTTGCACAGCaacctgaggagcagcagattTTCTGTCTGGGCTGTTTTCCTCAGCCCATGCTGCTGCCTGGCCTTGTGACCGAGCACCAAATGCCACCCTGCAGGTGCCTGTTctggggctctgcctgctgggTTGTTTCTGTGCTCCTGGGTGCAGTGGAGGCATCAGGGAGAAGCCAGGGTGTTGTGGGTGGCTGCTCTCGGAAGGGTCAGTCCCTAAAAATGCTGTGCTCAGACACAATGTGTGTGTTTAGAGTAACAGCTGAGGGTCCAGGTCGTTCTTTAAGTGAAGATCTAAGCCACAAAGGTCTGTGGTCTCAGATTCTGGGGGGATAAGTAGTGAAGGGAGTGCTGGAGGTAAAATAGATGGAATGGAGACACATGGACTGAGGGGAAGGTGAGGAGGCCAGGCAGAACTGTTCCCTACACCTGATGAGCTCTTTTGAGCAGCACAGTTGCTAACACTGCCCTCTGGGGCTTTGGGTAACTTTTGCTTTGAGCTTCAATGAACTTGCTGGTGGGGTGAAGTGGGTGGAAGGGTGGTGTGTTTTTAAGGAGAGCTGTCTcagctgttttttctcttttcctgaagGCCTCTGTTGGCCGGCAGAGCCCCAGGGTGGTTCCATACCCAGCCCGTGGCCTATGTCCTGGAGATCCCGCCCTTCAGAGCGCTGCAGGTACCTCCAGGCTCACCTTCTGTCTGTTTGTCTGGCTTCCAGAGGAAACAAAGTTGCTGTGATCACTTCCCTCCTCCTTGCAACACCTCCCGAGCCGCTTGGTTGTTTCCCATGCTGTTTGACAGGGGAGGAAAGGCTTAAAGATGCCAAAGCTCCTACAGGTGTCTATTTGATCATTCTTGAGTAAGGAGTGATTACCTTGAGTAAGGGGGAATtacccttttcccccattttttcctcacttttatTGGTGTATCCCAAGACCCCTTCCCAGATTTCACAGGATTTATCCTCGTTGCAAGCGTGGTCATGGCAGGTAAGGCCCTGGCCAAGGACACAGGTGCAAAGGCACTGGCAACAATCCCAGAAAAGCACCTCATgggcctgcagggaggggaaagggaCAAAGGGAAAGCCATGAAAGTAggagataaaaagaaatatttaaccATTCTTGAGTAAGGGGTGATGCCAAAGCTCCTACAGATGTCTATTTGATCATTCTTGAGTAAGGGGTGATTACCCTAAAAACGCCCCCAGGCGAAGGAAAGGCTGCAATGTGTGCACACAGGTTGTGACACCAGCAAATCCAGTGAGGAGTGAGATACAAATACCCAGAAAAGCTTCAGATCCAGCTTCCAGTCAGTTGTGGGACTCAAATGTGCACAGAACCATGCTTTGTGCTGATGAAGTGACTGCTGCCAGTTGTGATCTCTGTTCCCCTTTGTTCTGCCTAATCTATTCCTCTGGCTGATCATATCTGCACACACACAAGAAGGGATCATCCCTGCCTTTGTTGCATCTCAAGATTTGGTCCATGGTGGTGCTAGTGTCCAACTTCTTCTGATCCCTGCAGTTGTGTCAATGGGCTCAGCTGATCATCGACTGAACCTGGCAGAGATCCTTTCCCAGAACTACGGTGTGAGggaagaaagggaggaagatGATACTCAGGAGAAGCAGAAATCCTtagaagagctggagaagagtTTCAGTGCCTCTCAGGTaaaggcagcaggggaggggaagggaaattACCTGGAGGATTTGCTTGTTTGCTGTGTGAAGCCCTGACTTCAGCTGTGGGTGGTCCCACAGAGACCTCAGTGGAACACAAATTGATCTTGGTGACAGGGAATGTCTCTTCAGGCCAGGCACAAGAGTGGTACAGGGATTTGctctttcccttcctctgctTTAATACAGTTGTGCTGTCTGGCACCTATTTGAAATCTAGAATAAAAGataaaggtattttaaaaatgccctAGACTGTATTGCTCTGGGGTAAAAGTTCCTGTCTTTTCCATACCTTTGAGAGGGACAGGTTACAGTGAGTCCCAACAGTGACACctgaggctgctcagagcccccagaggagcagaggtgCCCTGACTGCCTCTGCCTGTCTGTGTTCCAGCTGGTGTGGTGCTCTTGTGGTTGTTCTCTTCCTGATGCAGCTTTGTCCTCCTCTTGCTCAGAGCAGTGAAATGCCATTTGAGGAGCTGCTTGCACTGTATGGCTATGAGGTGTCAGATCCCATCTCAGAGCAGGACAGCGAGAGCAATGACATCACTCCCAACCTCCCTGACATGACTCTGGATAAGGTGAGAGCAGCTCTCTGCCTGGGTGTCTGCACGTGGGGTTGAGGTTCCCCCATTTCAGaggggttggaaggggcctgCCTAGTTCTGGTGTCCCAGTGAGGAGCACCAGGTGCAGAAACACCAGTGTAAGGTGTTAAGTGGAGAAGGGAGAAAGGATATCTGTTTCAAAATGTAAAAACTCTGTATGGAGATTGGTTACGAGTATTTGCACATCCATGCTGGTGTGTGAAGAGCCAGGGAAAGTTTGTATCTTCAAAGTTTGTATGAAGCCATGGCTCCTCTTGTGCTAGCTCAAGTCTGTAGAAagtggaggttttttgggggttgggttttttcccctttcttcctccttcaggATCTTTGAGATATTTGCTGTGAGTGCAGCTCTCCAGAAAGGGATGCTTGCTCATAGTGTCTGGCTTCCATAGGAAGCCACTCATGACACTTGTTAAAGTGCTTCTAGGGAAAATAGTCTGGGTGTGGTGGGAGTGTGAGAGAGAATCTGTCTTTGGACAAGCTGTGGGAGGGTGAAGAGATCTGTGGATGTGGCCACTGTTGGCCAAAAATGCTTTTACTCTAGGCCTCACTTCCCCCTcgtgtattttttttaatttaaaaatatttttcactttcttgtTGTTGTTAAAAGGAACAAATAGCGAAGGATTTGCTTTcaggggaagaagaggaggagacaCAATCTTCAGCTGATGATCTGACTCCATCCGTCACGTCCCACGATGCATCGGACTTATTCCCAAACCAGCCTGGCTGTATGTGTCACTAGTTCCTAAGTAGCTGCTGTTCACTTTTACATATGATGTGCAGGGGAGGGTGAGAATGGTTCTCTTAATTTTGTCAGTCTCCTGACATCAGATTTTCCACTTTTCCTCCTAGGGACTGTCTGCATGGCAGAGGCGTTACCGGGCTTTGGGTAGGACAGGACAGAGCGTTGATGAGCAGTGGGATGAGGGGAGAATTTTCTCAGAATACTGAGAGAGTGGGAATTGTTTTGCTGCCTGCTGTAATTGCAGTCTGAAAGATCAGTACCTCATCTGACATCTCTGCAAGTGAATAAATTCAGTAGTAGTAATGGAGTGATGTATTGTGGCAGTTCCTAAATGTTGGAATATATGTGGGAAGCCAAAGCACGTGACAGGGACTCTGCACGAAGTGATgttatttcttctgctgttttgcAATATTAAGGAGTCTGAGCTTCCCCAAGTTGGCCATCCATGTGGCAAGTGTCCAAATTCTTTTACTTAAagtgagaaaattaaaatacaggtAAGTTGTCACTGTAGACCGTGCTGAAAGGGACTTTAGGACAGAAAATGAAGGGAAAGAGAGGGAACGTAaaggaacagaataaaaaatttgtaactacagattttttcctttcccacaaAGCAAACAACTTCCTTGCTGATGAAGACAAAGAGCCATGTTCATCACCATGTGCTTCCTCCATGGCTGAGGACTCGGAGGTGGATTCCATCCCATCCAATGAGTGTAAGAAGGTAAATGACCTGAGTGCATTGGGAAAGGGCACTCCTGAGTTTGAAAAATGCATGACACCAAAGCACTATGCTATTTCCCCAACTGACTTCTAATGCCTTGCATTTTGTGGGTGGCAGTGGCAGATGTGGATTACAAGAGGGGTTTTTAATATAATCTTGAAATTATCTTCTGTGTCAGATAAGGGAAGTAAGTCTGTTGTGCCTTGGTAAATTAAATCTGCAGCCCTATAAAGGTGAAATGCTCTGCAGTATTCCCAGCAGGATTTACTGAGAAGGAACCATCTTTCTAAAGAGAGGAGCAGGCTTCCAAATTCATCCTGGCTGTGAAGGTTGCAGTAGAACCCCTGCATTGCTTTATTTCCAGCCTTAGCTGCTTGCCATAGATCATTTACATTAAAACTATGTAAATGCTGAAGGTCCCCACAGTATCATCTGGTTGGTAGTAAATCTCTTAGTTACCCTATAAAATAGTCAGGGTTCACTAGAAACAATACTGACAGAGGGGGATACCAGTAAATAAGTCAGCCTTGTGGTGGTGTAGTCCCTAAATCACGAAGTACAGCCTGTGTGGAGCGTTTCCCGTTTCAATTTTCTCACCTCTCTGTCATGGGATTTCAGGAGATCATGGTTGGACCTCAGTACCAGGCCACTGTTCCCATCCTCCGTTTAAACAGGCACAGGCAAAAAGGTAAGGCAGCCTCTTCTTTGTGCTGGTTTGGGGGTagggctgctggcaggaggtTCTGATGGGCTCTGGATCTCCAGTCCTGCTCTGGATCTCCAGTCCTGCTCTGGATCTCCAGTCCTGCTCTGGATCTCCAGACTCAGCAGCTTTCAGTGCTGACACTCAGATTTACTGGCTGAACTGAGCCTGAGTTAATAGGACTGGGAACACAGGGACAGAACTGGGTTGGTGTGACAGGAGGGGGTCTCAGCTGTAGCCAAAGAGAAGGAACACCCATCTGGGGATGCTGTGATTTATTCTCTCTGACGTCTTCCTTAAGTAGTGAGTTAGTGTCATTCAGTGCTCCCTGGAGGTGATCTCTTTctgattttgggatttctgcagACTAAACAGAGGTGCCTTGATTTGCAGATTGTGTCCAGTAATGAGTGCAGTATGAGTGCCAGCTTGTTGAGCTTCTGGAAATTTTAGAAAGctaaaatgttctttatttgCCAGGATTAATTAATCAAAACAGCAATCTTTGAGAATATGATAACAAAAACTTTGTCAGCCAACCTTTCTGAAACAATGGAAACAAGCTGAGCCCGTGCCAAAGGCCCTAAAAGAGATATAAAGAGCTTATCTGCCTCCAAAATCAGGAGGGAACATGCAGTGCCTTGAGAAATGTTTGTCATCTCTAGTGCCAAGCTGGAGTACCAAGCAAAGatttcctccctcctctgtctCCCCCATGCCTGTCCGTGCAGACCACTTCtcaaaaagcagcagaattctCTGTTTGATTATCTTATTTCAGTGCTTTTTCTGTTAGCCTATGAGAATGAAGATCAGCTGCTTTGGGACCCAAACATCCTCCCCGAGAGGGAGGTGGAAGAGTTCCTGTACCGCGCTGTGAAGCGGCAGTGGGACGAGCTGTCCAGCACCAGCCTGCCAGAGGGAGAGGTGGTCAAGGACAACGAGCAGGTGAGCTCAGGGCTTCCTGCAGCCCACACAGAGCCAGGTGGTGCTGGCCCAACAGTGCCACGTTCCCTACAGAGGGCACAATGAGGTCAAACTCCAGTGATCCTGGTGGATAAGTGAGGGTGTGTGCCCAGCTGCGTTCTGGCGAGGTCTGTTACCCTCCCATTGGGAAGACTGGGAAAGTCAGCAGATCAACcatttcagagcagctgtgtttaCTTCAAGCTAGCCAGGTTAGATTCTGGTGGGACTGCATCTGTTGAGTCCCAGGGTTTGTAATCCAGTGCCTTAAAAAGTGGGATAATCTCTGTTGGTGGTCAGGCTGAGGTTAGCAGCAAGGTGGCTCCTGGGAAATAGAAGTTTTAAGAGGCAAATGTGAGTCGTGAGCGGGCTGGTTTGTGGTGTGGTGCTCAGGTAGTGCTGTGAGTGATTTCCTTCTGTTTCCCAGGCTTTGTATGAGCTGGTGAAATGCAACTTCAATGCAGAAGAGGCGCTGCGAAGGTTACGGTTCAACGTGAAGGT
Protein-coding regions in this window:
- the MIER2 gene encoding mesoderm induction early response protein 2 isoform X5, with product MAEASVGRQSPRVVPYPARGLCPGDPALQSAAVVSMGSADHRLNLAEILSQNYGVREEREEDDTQEKQKSLEELEKSFSASQSSEMPFEELLALYGYEVSDPISEQDSESNDITPNLPDMTLDKEQIAKDLLSGEEEEETQSSADDLTPSVTSHDASDLFPNQPGSNNFLADEDKEPCSSPCASSMAEDSEVDSIPSNECKKEIMVGPQYQATVPILRLNRHRQKVLFLLAYENEDQLLWDPNILPEREVEEFLYRAVKRQWDELSSTSLPEGEVVKDNEQALYELVKCNFNAEEALRRLRFNVKVIRDELCAWSEEECRNFEHGFRVHGKNFHLIQANKVRTRSVGECVEYYYMWKKSERYDYFTQQTRLGRKKDFTDNDLDGVEVENTSRSRSSPPIPSAAGCLDAHFGQDQIAIESTEPLSVESTACSLGSISESGQGYECSTPSETNCSFDPSEETSSGAVPVPCPRHTATPSEPELFALPPAAPGLAEKQETLQNSGEAITMDFTLPADINEGLPLVAGPVDLDRDPEAVVAPAQVSLSVTDFGLIGIGDVNTFLTAHQACPAPMARSEPLSQ
- the MIER2 gene encoding mesoderm induction early response protein 2 isoform X4 yields the protein MAEASVGRQSPRVVPYPARGLCPGDPALQSAAVVSMGSADHRLNLAEILSQNYGVREEREEDDTQEKQKSLEELEKSFSASQSSEMPFEELLALYGYEVSDPISEQDSESNDITPNLPDMTLDKEQIAKDLLSGEEEEETQSSADDLTPSVTSHDASDLFPNQPGSNNFLADEDKEPCSSPCASSMAEDSEVDSIPSNECKKEIMVGPQYQATVPILRLNRHRQKAYENEDQLLWDPNILPEREVEEFLYRAVKRQWDELSSTSLPEGEVVKDNEQALYELVKCNFNAEEALRRLRFNVKVIRDELCAWSEEECRNFEHGFRVHGKNFHLIQANKVRTRSVGECVEYYYMWKKSERYDYFTQQTRLGRKKYVLHPGATDFTDNDLDGVEVENTSRSRSSPPIPSAAGCLDAHFGQDQIAIESTEPLSVESTACSLGSISESGQGYECSTPSETNCSFDPSEETSSGAVPVPCPRHTATPSEPELFALPPAAPGLAEKQETLQNSGEAITMDFTLPADINEGLPLVAGPVDLDRDPEAVVAPAQVSLSVTDFGLIGIGDVNTFLTAHQACPAPMARSEPLSQ